The following coding sequences are from one Kallotenue papyrolyticum window:
- a CDS encoding VC_2705 family sodium/solute symporter: protein MSGEGLFMLILLIGATVTAGLLLLNWLFPLIDTRRSDELGDTALRPSASRVFLPVPILPRAAGAAPQEELPLPPERLRRYWRAQITLSAALLLIWGATVLLPPLFAAPLNRVRLAGFPLGYLLSAQGALAIFVLLIIGYDRLAARLDRRYDAGDQSRHSVTNWRRLVGLTLAFGGLLIALVLLETWGWLPPQASSWLLLLVTLLTYAVIGLRSRSHTLAEYYVAGRRVPPLINGLAIGADWMSAATFVALAGTLWRLGYEGLAYVMGWTGGYVLLAVLIAPYLRRFGQYTVPDFIGARYGPQARIVAAILSIVISFTYLTAQVTGVGIIMSQFLDVRYLLGVLVGLSAVLFCSFWGGMRAITWTQVAQCIILLIAYLVPVTWLAHRITGMPLPQLTYGRALNEIAALEGRLGLSDAYVAPFNDWTRANFIALALCLMMGTAGLPHLLARCLTTPSVGATRRSVSWGILTIVLLYSAIPAYAAFARREMLTDVIGRRLSELPAWIGHWERVGYLRVEDRNRDGRVQPDELEIREGVIVLAAPQMGELPHTITALVAVGGLAAALSTADGLLMVIAAAVAHDLYYRTYNPRASARRRLLLGRSMVLLAATLAALTALRRLGIIEQMVAWAFSLATATLFPALVLGIFWKRANGKGAVAGMLAGLAVTLSYMLTTLLDPDLAVLGIGDRAAGIWGLPINLLVTWLVSQLTSAPTRETRALVDLVRSPERHATASPSPIRSEIG, encoded by the coding sequence ATGAGCGGCGAAGGGCTGTTCATGCTGATCCTGCTGATCGGCGCCACGGTCACGGCGGGGCTGCTGCTGCTGAACTGGTTGTTTCCGCTGATCGATACGCGCCGTTCGGATGAGCTGGGCGACACTGCACTGCGACCAAGCGCGAGCCGGGTATTTCTGCCCGTGCCGATCCTGCCGCGCGCCGCCGGCGCAGCGCCGCAGGAAGAGCTGCCCCTGCCGCCGGAGCGTCTGCGCCGCTACTGGCGCGCGCAGATCACGCTGAGCGCCGCGCTGCTGCTGATCTGGGGCGCGACCGTGCTGCTGCCGCCGCTGTTCGCCGCACCGCTCAACCGCGTCCGGCTGGCCGGCTTTCCACTAGGCTACCTCTTGAGCGCCCAAGGCGCGCTGGCGATCTTTGTGTTGCTGATCATCGGCTACGATCGGTTGGCGGCACGACTGGACCGGCGCTACGACGCCGGTGACCAGTCGCGCCACAGCGTGACCAACTGGCGGCGGCTGGTCGGGCTGACACTGGCCTTCGGCGGTCTGTTGATCGCGCTGGTGCTGCTGGAAACGTGGGGCTGGCTGCCACCGCAGGCCAGTAGCTGGCTGCTGCTGCTGGTGACGCTGCTGACCTATGCCGTCATCGGCCTGCGCAGCCGCTCGCATACCCTGGCCGAATACTACGTCGCCGGACGACGCGTACCGCCCCTCATCAACGGCCTGGCGATCGGCGCAGATTGGATGAGCGCGGCCACCTTTGTGGCGCTGGCCGGCACGCTGTGGCGCCTGGGCTACGAAGGGCTGGCCTACGTCATGGGCTGGACCGGCGGCTACGTGCTGCTGGCCGTGTTGATCGCACCCTATCTGCGCCGCTTCGGACAGTACACCGTGCCCGACTTTATCGGCGCGCGCTATGGACCGCAGGCGCGCATCGTCGCCGCGATCCTGTCGATTGTGATCAGCTTCACCTACCTGACCGCGCAGGTCACCGGCGTCGGGATCATCATGAGTCAGTTCCTGGACGTACGCTACCTGCTGGGCGTGCTGGTCGGGCTTTCGGCGGTGCTGTTCTGCTCCTTCTGGGGCGGCATGCGCGCCATCACCTGGACGCAGGTGGCGCAGTGTATCATCCTCCTGATCGCCTACCTGGTGCCGGTTACCTGGCTGGCCCACCGCATCACCGGCATGCCGCTGCCACAACTGACCTATGGCCGCGCGCTGAACGAGATCGCCGCGCTGGAAGGGCGCCTGGGCCTGAGCGACGCGTATGTCGCGCCCTTCAACGACTGGACGCGCGCCAACTTCATCGCGCTGGCGCTGTGTCTGATGATGGGCACCGCCGGCCTGCCACATCTGCTGGCGCGCTGCCTGACTACGCCCAGCGTCGGCGCGACGCGGCGCAGCGTCAGTTGGGGCATTCTTACGATTGTGCTACTGTACAGCGCCATCCCGGCCTATGCCGCCTTTGCCCGCCGCGAGATGCTCACCGATGTGATCGGCCGGCGCCTGAGCGAGCTGCCGGCCTGGATCGGCCACTGGGAGCGCGTCGGCTACCTGCGCGTGGAGGATCGCAACCGTGATGGCCGCGTGCAGCCCGACGAACTGGAGATCCGCGAGGGGGTGATCGTGCTGGCCGCGCCGCAGATGGGCGAGCTGCCCCACACCATCACCGCGCTGGTGGCGGTAGGAGGCCTGGCCGCGGCGCTCTCCACCGCCGACGGCCTGTTGATGGTCATCGCCGCGGCGGTGGCGCACGATCTCTACTACCGCACCTACAACCCGCGCGCCAGCGCGCGCCGGCGGCTGCTGCTGGGACGCAGCATGGTGCTGCTGGCCGCTACGCTGGCGGCCCTCACCGCGCTGCGCCGCCTGGGGATCATCGAGCAGATGGTGGCCTGGGCTTTCAGCCTGGCGACGGCCACGCTCTTTCCGGCGCTGGTGCTGGGCATCTTCTGGAAGCGCGCCAACGGCAAAGGCGCGGTTGCCGGCATGCTGGCCGGCCTGGCGGTGACGCTGAGCTATATGCTGACAACGCTGCTCGATCCCGATCTGGCCGTGCTAGGCATCGGCGATCGCGCCGCCGGCATTTGGGGCCTGCCGATCAACCTGCTCGTCACCTGGCTGGTCAGCCAGCTCACCAGCGCCCCAACGCGCGAAACGCGCGCGCTGGTCGATCTGGTGCGCTCGCCCGAACGCCACGCCACCGCTAGCCCCTCCCCCATCCGGTCCGAGATAGGCTAG
- a CDS encoding sensor histidine kinase: MNVLRTLRWKLFISHLLIIVIAVVVLLLTARFLASTSFAPPDATLSGQPLALDEAPPAHAPNAAAFQSILEQSLLVAAFAALGAAVIVSLFVSHRIVQPLQVISQVSRRMAQGSYHERTVLPSDDELAELSRSINQLAEALEHTERRRMALIADVAHELRTPLTTIEGYMEGLLDGMIQPGPRTYSLVLRESARLQRLVNELALLSRIEAGEIQVRPRMLALADVVTAVSEQIMPLCEAQHLRLVVDLPRDLPPIWADPDRLSQILLNLLGNALRYTPVGGTITISARPLEGAVQITVRDTGIGIAPEHLPHLFERFYRVDKSRTRSSGGTGIGLTIARHLVHAHGGEIWAESDGPGTGAAFHLTLPALVTDDVLVTVA; encoded by the coding sequence ATGAACGTGTTGCGCACCCTGCGCTGGAAGCTGTTCATCTCGCATCTGTTGATCATCGTGATCGCCGTGGTTGTGCTGCTGCTCACGGCGCGCTTTCTGGCGAGCACCAGCTTTGCCCCGCCCGACGCAACGCTCTCCGGTCAACCATTGGCGCTGGATGAGGCGCCACCAGCACATGCACCCAACGCCGCTGCCTTCCAGTCCATCCTGGAACAATCGCTGCTGGTCGCCGCCTTTGCCGCGTTGGGCGCGGCGGTGATCGTCAGCCTGTTTGTGTCGCACCGCATCGTGCAGCCGCTGCAGGTGATCTCACAGGTCAGCCGGCGCATGGCGCAGGGCTCCTACCACGAGCGCACAGTGCTGCCCTCGGACGATGAGCTGGCCGAGCTGAGCCGCAGCATCAACCAACTGGCCGAAGCCCTGGAGCATACCGAACGCCGCCGCATGGCGCTGATCGCCGACGTGGCCCACGAGCTGCGCACACCGCTCACCACTATCGAAGGCTACATGGAGGGCCTGCTCGACGGCATGATCCAGCCCGGTCCGCGCACCTACTCGCTGGTGCTGCGCGAATCGGCGCGCCTGCAACGGCTGGTCAACGAACTGGCGCTGCTGTCGCGCATCGAAGCCGGCGAGATCCAGGTGCGACCACGCATGCTGGCCCTGGCCGATGTCGTCACGGCGGTGAGTGAGCAGATCATGCCGCTATGCGAGGCGCAGCACCTGCGGCTGGTGGTCGATCTGCCGCGCGACCTGCCGCCGATCTGGGCCGATCCCGACCGTCTCTCGCAGATTCTGCTCAACCTGCTGGGCAATGCCCTGCGCTACACCCCCGTCGGGGGCACGATCACGATCAGCGCGCGGCCACTTGAAGGCGCGGTGCAGATCACGGTGCGCGACACGGGCATCGGCATCGCTCCGGAGCATCTACCCCATCTCTTCGAACGCTTCTACCGTGTGGACAAATCGCGCACGCGCTCCAGCGGCGGCACCGGCATCGGGCTGACGATCGCACGCCACCTGGTGCACGCCCACGGCGGCGAGATCTGGGCCGAAAGCGATGGGCCGGGCACCGGCGCAGCCTTTCATCTGACGCTGCCGGCGCTGGTGACCGACGATGTCCTGGTGACGGTGGCATGA
- a CDS encoding cellulase family glycosylhydrolase, which yields MRVWRAILIACALVTGAAQLLTPRTYPPPRLGPQQQVVTANPKIGVHLRLSGTEDEALLQRELSQVREMGAAWVVDLFPWAYVQPRGRRSFDWRGADLLVAHARRQGLQIIARLDIVPAWARPRRSTDRFLDPPHYDDFARYAAAFAARYRDQVPMIVIWNEPNLVFEWGSRPPDPQAYAALLKRVYPAVKQANPTMLIAAGALSPGADVPGTRMDDLAYLRAMLDAGAPFDVLAVHAYGAQAPADEPPHPDRVNFRRVEVYRDLLRARGLAQPLVITEGGWNDHPRWHGAVSPADRLRWTVDAYRLAAAWDDVMAVCLWQFRGPITHTYHDNYNFVAADGTPKAIYWAVQAYARAGVP from the coding sequence ATGCGTGTCTGGCGTGCCATACTGATCGCGTGCGCGCTGGTGACCGGCGCTGCGCAGCTGCTGACGCCGCGCACCTACCCGCCGCCACGGCTCGGTCCCCAGCAGCAGGTCGTCACCGCCAATCCCAAGATCGGGGTGCACCTGCGCCTGAGCGGCACCGAGGACGAAGCGCTGCTGCAGCGTGAGCTGTCGCAGGTGCGCGAGATGGGCGCGGCCTGGGTTGTCGATCTGTTTCCGTGGGCCTATGTGCAGCCCCGTGGTCGCCGCTCCTTCGACTGGCGCGGCGCGGACCTGCTGGTGGCGCACGCGCGCCGGCAAGGGCTGCAGATCATCGCGCGGTTGGACATCGTACCGGCCTGGGCGCGTCCGCGCCGCAGCACCGATCGCTTCCTCGATCCGCCGCACTACGACGATTTTGCGCGCTATGCCGCCGCCTTCGCCGCACGCTACCGCGACCAGGTACCCATGATCGTGATCTGGAACGAGCCCAACCTGGTCTTTGAATGGGGCTCGCGTCCGCCCGACCCGCAGGCCTATGCCGCGCTGCTCAAGCGCGTCTATCCGGCGGTCAAACAGGCCAATCCCACCATGCTGATCGCCGCCGGCGCGCTCTCGCCCGGCGCGGATGTCCCCGGCACGCGCATGGATGATCTGGCCTATCTGCGCGCCATGCTGGACGCCGGCGCGCCCTTTGATGTGCTGGCGGTGCATGCCTATGGCGCGCAGGCGCCCGCGGACGAGCCGCCCCACCCCGATCGCGTCAACTTCCGCCGCGTAGAGGTCTATCGCGATCTGCTGCGCGCGCGCGGCCTGGCCCAACCGCTGGTGATCACCGAGGGCGGCTGGAACGACCACCCGCGCTGGCATGGCGCGGTCAGCCCCGCCGATCGGCTGCGTTGGACGGTGGATGCCTACCGCCTGGCCGCAGCCTGGGACGACGTCATGGCCGTCTGTCTGTGGCAGTTCCGCGGCCCCATCACGCACACCTACCACGACAACTACAACTTCGTCGCCGCCGATGGCACACCCAAAGCGATCTACTGGGCCGTCCAAGCATACGCCCGCGCCGGCGTGCCCTGA
- a CDS encoding AAA family ATPase, with protein MSTFSLREFTPSTSASASTGPAVLQLPPEPATLAQTGLTMGFLAELALKHIYFAGVLAGQQLAEALHLPFLGVVDEVLNFLKEEEYVDIMGAQGGFYERSFQYVITAKGREKVHEVLDRSQYAGPAPVPLQAYIEAVKRQSIGQMVIDQQTIRRAFEGLVISDKLLDQIGPAANSARSLFLYGPPGNGKTTIAEGIARIMQGQVIVPYAVEVDGQVIKVFDPLNHQPIPQPASAPAASGVLLDPLVNEAQPRVDSRWVLCRRPVVVVGGELILQQLELIFDPVAKVYEAPYQMKANGGVFLIDDFGRQQCRPQDLLNRWIVPLEKRVDYLALQTGKKLEIPFDVLIIFSTNLDPKQLVDDAFLRRIRHKIEVPNPSPAEYREIFRLVCKSKNIPYSDEGLRYLLQEHYIKVGRELRCCHPRDLCDQILDEARYRSIPPQMTKELIDRACSAYFVKL; from the coding sequence ATGAGCACCTTTTCCCTGCGCGAATTTACCCCATCAACGTCGGCGAGCGCGTCGACGGGTCCGGCCGTGCTACAGCTTCCGCCTGAGCCGGCCACGCTGGCGCAGACCGGCCTGACGATGGGCTTTTTGGCGGAGCTGGCCTTGAAACACATCTACTTCGCCGGCGTGCTGGCCGGTCAGCAACTGGCCGAAGCGCTGCATCTGCCCTTTCTGGGCGTAGTGGACGAGGTGCTGAACTTCCTCAAAGAGGAAGAATATGTGGACATCATGGGCGCGCAGGGCGGCTTCTACGAGCGCTCCTTCCAGTACGTGATCACCGCCAAAGGCCGCGAAAAGGTACACGAGGTGCTGGATCGCTCGCAGTATGCCGGGCCTGCGCCGGTGCCGCTGCAGGCCTACATCGAGGCGGTCAAGCGCCAGTCGATCGGCCAGATGGTGATCGACCAGCAGACCATCCGCCGCGCCTTCGAGGGCCTGGTGATCAGCGACAAACTGCTGGACCAGATCGGGCCGGCGGCCAACTCAGCGCGCTCGCTGTTTCTGTACGGCCCGCCCGGCAACGGCAAAACCACCATCGCTGAGGGCATTGCGCGCATCATGCAGGGCCAGGTGATCGTGCCCTATGCCGTGGAAGTCGATGGCCAGGTGATCAAGGTCTTCGATCCGCTCAATCACCAGCCCATCCCCCAGCCCGCATCCGCGCCCGCAGCGAGCGGTGTGCTGCTCGATCCGCTGGTTAACGAGGCCCAGCCGCGCGTCGATAGCCGCTGGGTGCTGTGCCGCCGGCCGGTGGTGGTCGTCGGCGGCGAGCTGATCCTGCAGCAACTCGAACTGATCTTCGATCCGGTAGCCAAGGTCTATGAAGCGCCCTACCAGATGAAGGCCAATGGCGGCGTGTTCCTGATCGACGACTTCGGTCGCCAGCAGTGCCGTCCGCAGGACCTCCTCAACCGCTGGATCGTGCCGCTGGAGAAGCGTGTGGACTACTTGGCGCTTCAGACCGGCAAGAAGCTGGAGATCCCCTTCGATGTGCTGATCATCTTTTCCACCAACCTCGATCCCAAGCAGTTGGTGGATGATGCCTTTCTGCGCCGCATCCGCCATAAGATCGAGGTGCCCAATCCATCACCGGCGGAGTACCGTGAAATCTTCCGCCTGGTATGCAAAAGCAAGAACATCCCCTACAGCGACGAGGGTCTGCGCTACCTGCTACAGGAGCACTACATCAAGGTGGGCCGCGAACTGCGCTGCTGCCACCCGCGCGACCTGTGCGATCAGATCCTCGATGAGGCGCGCTACCGCTCGATCCCTCCGCAGATGACCAAGGAACTGATCGACCGCGCCTGTAGTGCCTACTTCGTCAAACTCTGA
- a CDS encoding CpaF family protein — MSLLKRLGSESAATVSPPAPTPVASPAAAPPAPPATPVAGPVVSGPSETASRARMLELSLALTDRILASFGSQTQLERTPETERLIQERFAVLYRQTGANLSQEQIKALYGMVLTEIFGFGPIQALLDDDTITEVMVNGPHRVYIERKGKVELSDVQFLNDDHVLKIIDRIIRPLGRRIDRKWPMVDARLPDGSRVNAIIPPCAIDGPSITIRKFSKTKLQVEDLIRFGSMTQEMAEFLRACVVSKLNIVVSGGTGSGKTTLLNVLSNFIPPEDRIVTIEDSAELKLAQDHVVRLEAKPADLDGTGRVAIRDLVINALRMRPERVVIGECRGGEALDMLQAMNTGHDGSLTTLHANSPRDAIARMETMCMMAGMDLPVAVIREQIASAIDLIVQQTRLRDGSRKISAITEVQGMESGTVVLQDIFVLEEKGLTPDGRVIAELRPTGVRPKFTPRLEANGFKLPPSIFGAVLPGRR; from the coding sequence ATGTCCTTGCTGAAGCGTCTTGGTTCCGAATCCGCAGCGACGGTGAGTCCTCCCGCGCCGACGCCGGTAGCTTCCCCAGCAGCCGCGCCGCCGGCGCCACCGGCGACACCCGTGGCCGGCCCGGTGGTGAGTGGCCCCAGCGAGACGGCCAGCCGCGCCCGCATGCTGGAACTATCGCTGGCGCTGACCGACCGCATTCTGGCCTCGTTCGGCTCGCAGACGCAACTAGAGCGCACGCCCGAAACCGAGCGCCTGATTCAGGAGCGCTTCGCCGTTCTGTACCGTCAAACCGGCGCCAACCTGTCGCAGGAGCAGATCAAAGCGCTCTACGGCATGGTGCTGACCGAGATCTTCGGCTTCGGGCCGATCCAGGCCCTGCTCGACGACGACACCATCACCGAAGTGATGGTCAACGGTCCGCATCGCGTGTACATCGAGCGCAAGGGCAAGGTCGAGCTGAGCGATGTACAGTTCCTCAACGACGACCATGTGCTCAAGATCATCGACCGCATCATCCGCCCGCTGGGCCGGCGCATCGATCGCAAGTGGCCGATGGTGGACGCGCGCCTGCCCGACGGTTCGCGCGTCAACGCGATCATCCCGCCCTGCGCCATCGACGGGCCGTCGATCACCATCCGCAAGTTCAGCAAGACCAAACTACAGGTCGAAGACCTAATTCGCTTCGGCTCGATGACGCAGGAGATGGCCGAGTTTCTGCGTGCCTGCGTTGTCTCCAAGCTCAACATCGTCGTGTCGGGCGGCACCGGCTCCGGTAAGACCACGCTGCTCAACGTGCTGAGCAACTTCATCCCGCCCGAAGACCGCATCGTGACGATCGAGGACTCGGCCGAGCTGAAGCTGGCGCAGGATCACGTGGTGCGCTTGGAGGCCAAGCCCGCCGACCTGGACGGCACCGGCCGCGTGGCGATCCGCGATCTGGTGATCAACGCGCTGCGTATGCGTCCCGAGCGCGTCGTGATTGGCGAGTGCCGCGGCGGCGAAGCGCTGGATATGCTCCAGGCGATGAACACCGGCCACGACGGCTCGTTGACCACGCTGCACGCCAACTCGCCGCGCGACGCGATCGCGCGCATGGAGACGATGTGTATGATGGCCGGCATGGATCTGCCGGTGGCGGTGATCCGCGAGCAGATCGCCTCGGCGATCGACCTGATCGTGCAGCAGACGCGTCTGCGCGACGGCTCGCGCAAGATCAGCGCCATCACCGAGGTCCAGGGCATGGAGAGCGGCACGGTCGTGTTGCAGGACATCTTCGTGCTCGAAGAAAAGGGCCTGACGCCCGATGGTCGCGTGATTGCCGAGCTGCGGCCTACCGGCGTGCGGCCCAAGTTCACGCCGCGCCTGGAAGCCAACGGCTTCAAGCTGCCGCCGTCGATCTTCGGCGCGGTGCTGCCAGGGCGGCGCTAG
- a CDS encoding protein kinase domain-containing protein, producing MTTIPRKIGNYQLEHELGRGATSVVWLGRHRFLHERAVAVKLLLSHDEESVLRFSREAEITSQLRHPHIIEIFDHATPETGFPYTVMELIGGGSLRDRVEKVGRLPLREAITIFRQIGSALDYAHSRGIVHRDVSPGNILLDATGNRAVLTDFGIARVPNQRHTSTDLIMGTPGFFSPEHAQSATAVTPLSDLFSLGVILYYMLTGELPWETPPQHPDYRFDDVLSLAYRGVELPLEVERIVQTMLARDPRKRFPSAGAALQALERALARAGIMLEDQPLALSEEMAVRAINTAPGFQSRGLIESEVEQVLAVDLLREPFERARERAEALRDPLRIAQLLDAWSRQGGRLEFRRAHLGRIVNLRRVESRNVYFYRLDVVLETRSQPQEVEEPDADAPELPVRRETPLWQVQLPPPTEFKDDPGRAEIVPGSERVIICPRCEGGGYELCPECKGARRVLVSRPVTMGEGDGVALHAQQAGPSAVDAATTQVRQVLVPCTACTGTGQLTCSRCHGAGRLVQRKAFEWRRRAASFSSHDDLPHLDEARLRNQVRLTEIYHERRQGGWKREWLAVPGLKSLIERVQQEQDAHTQVVLCEVAIQMIPYTEVYVDLGHNEVAVEGEAPDRRGDDTVHLVQIYGFENHINVGPFAYDGPRKLLFIWSAFATLAALLLLLAALAPLLL from the coding sequence GTGACAACCATTCCCCGCAAAATCGGCAACTACCAGCTCGAGCACGAACTCGGACGGGGCGCAACCAGCGTCGTCTGGCTGGGCCGCCACCGCTTTCTGCATGAGCGCGCCGTAGCGGTCAAGCTGTTGCTGAGCCACGACGAGGAGAGCGTGCTGCGCTTCTCGCGCGAAGCCGAGATCACCAGCCAGTTGCGCCACCCGCACATCATCGAAATCTTCGACCATGCTACGCCCGAGACCGGCTTTCCCTATACGGTGATGGAACTGATCGGGGGCGGCTCGCTGCGCGATCGCGTCGAAAAAGTGGGCCGCCTGCCGTTGCGCGAGGCGATCACTATCTTTCGGCAGATCGGCTCGGCGCTCGACTATGCCCACAGCCGCGGCATTGTGCACCGCGATGTGTCGCCCGGCAACATCCTGCTCGACGCGACCGGCAACCGCGCCGTGCTAACCGATTTCGGCATTGCGCGCGTGCCGAACCAGCGCCACACCAGCACCGACCTGATCATGGGCACGCCCGGCTTCTTCTCGCCGGAGCATGCCCAGTCGGCGACAGCGGTCACGCCGCTCTCCGATCTGTTCAGCCTGGGCGTGATCCTCTACTACATGCTCACCGGCGAGCTGCCCTGGGAGACGCCGCCGCAGCATCCCGACTATCGCTTCGATGACGTGCTGTCGCTGGCCTACCGCGGCGTGGAGCTGCCGCTGGAGGTCGAGCGCATTGTCCAGACCATGCTGGCGCGCGATCCACGCAAGCGCTTTCCCAGTGCCGGCGCGGCGTTACAGGCGTTGGAACGGGCACTGGCGCGCGCGGGCATCATGCTGGAGGATCAGCCGCTGGCGCTGTCGGAGGAGATGGCGGTGCGCGCGATCAACACTGCGCCCGGCTTCCAAAGCCGTGGATTGATCGAGAGCGAGGTCGAGCAAGTGCTGGCGGTCGATCTGCTGCGCGAGCCGTTCGAGCGCGCGCGCGAGCGGGCCGAAGCTCTGCGCGATCCCCTGCGTATCGCCCAGCTCCTCGACGCCTGGAGTCGCCAGGGCGGACGGCTGGAGTTTCGGCGTGCCCACTTGGGGCGCATCGTCAACCTGCGCCGGGTGGAAAGCCGAAATGTCTATTTCTACCGCTTGGATGTGGTACTGGAAACGCGCAGTCAGCCGCAGGAGGTCGAGGAGCCGGATGCGGATGCGCCCGAACTGCCGGTGCGCCGCGAGACGCCGCTGTGGCAGGTCCAGCTTCCGCCGCCAACCGAGTTCAAAGACGATCCGGGACGCGCCGAGATTGTGCCTGGTTCCGAGCGGGTGATCATCTGTCCGCGCTGCGAGGGCGGTGGCTATGAGCTGTGTCCGGAGTGCAAGGGCGCGCGGCGCGTGTTGGTCAGCCGACCGGTGACGATGGGCGAGGGTGATGGTGTGGCACTGCACGCGCAGCAGGCCGGGCCGTCGGCTGTGGACGCTGCCACGACGCAGGTACGCCAGGTGCTGGTGCCCTGTACTGCCTGCACCGGCACAGGACAGCTCACCTGCTCGCGCTGCCACGGCGCCGGACGCCTGGTGCAGCGCAAGGCTTTTGAATGGCGTCGGCGCGCCGCTAGTTTCTCCAGCCACGACGACCTGCCGCATCTGGACGAGGCGCGTCTCCGCAACCAGGTCAGGTTGACCGAGATCTACCACGAGCGGCGGCAGGGTGGGTGGAAGCGCGAATGGCTGGCCGTGCCGGGCCTCAAAAGCCTGATCGAGAGGGTGCAGCAGGAACAGGACGCCCACACGCAGGTGGTGCTCTGCGAAGTGGCGATCCAGATGATTCCGTACACCGAGGTGTACGTCGATCTGGGCCACAACGAGGTAGCCGTTGAGGGCGAGGCCCCCGACCGTCGCGGTGACGACACCGTCCACTTGGTGCAGATCTACGGCTTCGAGAACCACATCAACGTTGGCCCCTTCGCCTACGACGGGCCGCGCAAGCTGCTCTTCATCTGGAGTGCGTTTGCCACGCTCGCCGCGCTGTTGCTGCTGCTGGCGGCCCTGGCCCCGCTGTTGCTCTGA
- the crcB gene encoding fluoride efflux transporter CrcB yields MERYTALAAGLVRRARVRGWSWPGRWPRLEAAIAAGAICGVGARYLLGTLIGGLWSGRLPLGTLLINLLGCLLIGLVQTLALELIAMPRELQVLLAVGLLGGFTTFSSFSVETVQLLRQGALLTALAYQMLSLGSGLPAVVLGSALARWAHLRCVRGRRR; encoded by the coding sequence ATGGAACGGTACACAGCGCTGGCAGCGGGGTTGGTGCGGCGTGCCAGAGTTCGTGGCTGGAGCTGGCCGGGCCGTTGGCCGCGGCTGGAGGCAGCAATCGCCGCCGGTGCAATCTGCGGGGTGGGCGCGCGCTACCTCCTGGGCACGCTGATCGGCGGGCTGTGGAGTGGGCGTCTGCCACTGGGTACCCTGCTGATCAATCTGCTCGGCTGCCTGCTGATCGGGCTGGTGCAGACGCTGGCGCTAGAGTTGATCGCCATGCCGCGCGAACTGCAGGTCTTGCTGGCGGTCGGGCTGCTGGGCGGCTTCACCACCTTCTCCTCGTTTAGCGTCGAAACGGTGCAGCTGCTGCGTCAGGGGGCGCTGCTGACGGCGCTGGCCTACCAGATGCTCTCGCTGGGCAGTGGCCTGCCGGCGGTGGTGTTGGGTAGCGCACTGGCGCGTTGGGCCCATCTCCGGTGTGTGCGCGGGAGGCGGCGATGA
- the crcB gene encoding fluoride efflux transporter CrcB gives MIGWMLLGGIAGALARYHGARVIQARVAGSFPLGTLLINLSGCWGLGLLTGLLASHPAWPADGWRLVLGVGFFGGYTTFSSFAWETAQLWRQGQRRAAGLNLAAQAGLGALLAAAGLLLGLHWPW, from the coding sequence ATGATCGGCTGGATGCTACTGGGCGGTATTGCTGGCGCGCTAGCGCGCTACCACGGCGCACGCGTAATCCAGGCGCGTGTCGCGGGAAGCTTTCCGTTGGGTACGCTGCTGATCAACCTGAGCGGCTGTTGGGGGTTGGGCTTGCTGACCGGCTTGCTCGCCAGTCATCCCGCCTGGCCGGCTGATGGCTGGCGCCTGGTGCTGGGCGTGGGCTTTTTCGGCGGTTACACCACCTTCTCATCGTTTGCCTGGGAGACGGCGCAGCTCTGGCGTCAGGGGCAGCGCCGAGCTGCCGGGCTGAACCTGGCAGCCCAGGCCGGCCTGGGCGCGCTGCTGGCGGCAGCTGGCCTGCTGCTCGGCCTGCACTGGCCTTGGTGA